The proteins below are encoded in one region of Apostichopus japonicus isolate 1M-3 chromosome 22, ASM3797524v1, whole genome shotgun sequence:
- the LOC139963855 gene encoding quinone oxidoreductase-like isoform X2: MYLSKQDRLIGPLTMRAIRVATFGGPEVLQVKTDVTIPQPADNEVLVNIKAAGVNPVETYIRAGVYKRLPPLPFTPGSDGAGVVDKVGSKVKRFKPGDRVFLCQTVSGSYAEYGTVNECYTHPLTAALDFKQGAALGVPYFTAYRALCIKAKIQSGQSLLIHGASGSVGIACIQLARSRGLTVYGTAGSQDGLDLIKKLGVHHAFNHREEGYEKRIMETSKDKGVDCIVEMLSNVNLQKDLDMVSVNGTIVVIGSRGNVEISPRSIMAKEANILGVMLWNSSEEEMQETVREVVKGTESGELVPVIGKEYTLEEASQAHFDIVNTKSSTGRLVLIP; the protein is encoded by the exons ATGTATTTGTCTAAGCAGGACCGACT GATAGGACCATTGACAATGAGAGCAATCAGAGTGGCAACATTTGGAGGTCCAGAGGTCCTTCAAGTTAAGACTGATGTAACCATACCTCAGCCTGCTGATAATGAG GTCTTGGTTAACATTAAGGCAGCCGGTGTGAATCCAGTGGAAACTTACATCAGAGCAGGTGTTTACAAACGCTTGCCTCCTCTTCCATTTACCCCAGGATCTGATGGTGCTGGAGTAGTCGACAAAGTTGGATCAAAAGTCAAAAGATTTAAG CCAGGTGATCGAGTGTTTCTTTGTCAAACTGTGAGTGGAAGCTATGCTGAGTATGGAACAGTTAATGAATGCTACACTCATCCTTTAACAGCAGCTCTGGATTTCAAGCAGGGTGCTGCCTTAGGTGTGCCTTACTTCACTGCTTACAGAGCTCTTTGTATTAA AGCAAAAATACAATCTGGCCAAAGTCTGCTTATACATGGTGCAAGTGGTTCT GTAGGTATTGCTTGTATTCAACTTGCAAGGTCTCGGGGATTAACAGTTTATGGGACAGCTGGATCTCAAGATGGATTGGACCTCATCAAGAAGCTTGGAGTTCATCATGCCTTTAACCATAGGGAAGAAGGATATGAAAAAAGAATAATG GAGACTTCAAAGGATAAAGGAGTGGATTGCATTGTTGAGATGCTGTCTAATGTCAATCTCCAAAAGGATTTGGACATGGTGTCTGTTAATGGAACTATTGTG GTCATTGGAAGCAGAGGAAATGTAGAGATTTCTCCGAGGTCCATCATGGCTAAGGAAGCTAATATACTGGGTGTCATGCTCTGGAACTCATCTGAA GAAGAAATGCAAGAAACAGTAAGAGAGGTGGTAAAAGGAACAGAATCTGGAGAATTGGTGCCAGTTATTGGTAAGGAATACACACTAGAAGAAGCCAGCCAAGCACACTTTGACATTGTCAACACCAAATCTTCTACTGGTAGATTGGTTCTGATACCATAA
- the LOC139963855 gene encoding quinone oxidoreductase-like isoform X1, which yields MIINVSNCKPRSPSMSLSNRIGPLTMRAIRVATFGGPEVLQVKTDVTIPQPADNEVLVNIKAAGVNPVETYIRAGVYKRLPPLPFTPGSDGAGVVDKVGSKVKRFKPGDRVFLCQTVSGSYAEYGTVNECYTHPLTAALDFKQGAALGVPYFTAYRALCIKAKIQSGQSLLIHGASGSVGIACIQLARSRGLTVYGTAGSQDGLDLIKKLGVHHAFNHREEGYEKRIMETSKDKGVDCIVEMLSNVNLQKDLDMVSVNGTIVVIGSRGNVEISPRSIMAKEANILGVMLWNSSEEEMQETVREVVKGTESGELVPVIGKEYTLEEASQAHFDIVNTKSSTGRLVLIP from the exons ATGATCATAAATGTTTCAAACTGCAAGCCCAGGAGT CCTTCCATGTCTTTATCTAATAGGATAGGACCATTGACAATGAGAGCAATCAGAGTGGCAACATTTGGAGGTCCAGAGGTCCTTCAAGTTAAGACTGATGTAACCATACCTCAGCCTGCTGATAATGAG GTCTTGGTTAACATTAAGGCAGCCGGTGTGAATCCAGTGGAAACTTACATCAGAGCAGGTGTTTACAAACGCTTGCCTCCTCTTCCATTTACCCCAGGATCTGATGGTGCTGGAGTAGTCGACAAAGTTGGATCAAAAGTCAAAAGATTTAAG CCAGGTGATCGAGTGTTTCTTTGTCAAACTGTGAGTGGAAGCTATGCTGAGTATGGAACAGTTAATGAATGCTACACTCATCCTTTAACAGCAGCTCTGGATTTCAAGCAGGGTGCTGCCTTAGGTGTGCCTTACTTCACTGCTTACAGAGCTCTTTGTATTAA AGCAAAAATACAATCTGGCCAAAGTCTGCTTATACATGGTGCAAGTGGTTCT GTAGGTATTGCTTGTATTCAACTTGCAAGGTCTCGGGGATTAACAGTTTATGGGACAGCTGGATCTCAAGATGGATTGGACCTCATCAAGAAGCTTGGAGTTCATCATGCCTTTAACCATAGGGAAGAAGGATATGAAAAAAGAATAATG GAGACTTCAAAGGATAAAGGAGTGGATTGCATTGTTGAGATGCTGTCTAATGTCAATCTCCAAAAGGATTTGGACATGGTGTCTGTTAATGGAACTATTGTG GTCATTGGAAGCAGAGGAAATGTAGAGATTTCTCCGAGGTCCATCATGGCTAAGGAAGCTAATATACTGGGTGTCATGCTCTGGAACTCATCTGAA GAAGAAATGCAAGAAACAGTAAGAGAGGTGGTAAAAGGAACAGAATCTGGAGAATTGGTGCCAGTTATTGGTAAGGAATACACACTAGAAGAAGCCAGCCAAGCACACTTTGACATTGTCAACACCAAATCTTCTACTGGTAGATTGGTTCTGATACCATAA
- the LOC139963855 gene encoding quinone oxidoreductase-like isoform X5 codes for MKLCLIGPLTMRAIRVATFGGPEVLQVKTDVTIPQPADNEVLVNIKAAGVNPVETYIRAGVYKRLPPLPFTPGSDGAGVVDKVGSKVKRFKPGDRVFLCQTVSGSYAEYGTVNECYTHPLTAALDFKQGAALGVPYFTAYRALCIKAKIQSGQSLLIHGASGSVGIACIQLARSRGLTVYGTAGSQDGLDLIKKLGVHHAFNHREEGYEKRIMETSKDKGVDCIVEMLSNVNLQKDLDMVSVNGTIVVIGSRGNVEISPRSIMAKEANILGVMLWNSSEEEMQETVREVVKGTESGELVPVIGKEYTLEEASQAHFDIVNTKSSTGRLVLIP; via the exons ATGAAATTGTGCTT GATAGGACCATTGACAATGAGAGCAATCAGAGTGGCAACATTTGGAGGTCCAGAGGTCCTTCAAGTTAAGACTGATGTAACCATACCTCAGCCTGCTGATAATGAG GTCTTGGTTAACATTAAGGCAGCCGGTGTGAATCCAGTGGAAACTTACATCAGAGCAGGTGTTTACAAACGCTTGCCTCCTCTTCCATTTACCCCAGGATCTGATGGTGCTGGAGTAGTCGACAAAGTTGGATCAAAAGTCAAAAGATTTAAG CCAGGTGATCGAGTGTTTCTTTGTCAAACTGTGAGTGGAAGCTATGCTGAGTATGGAACAGTTAATGAATGCTACACTCATCCTTTAACAGCAGCTCTGGATTTCAAGCAGGGTGCTGCCTTAGGTGTGCCTTACTTCACTGCTTACAGAGCTCTTTGTATTAA AGCAAAAATACAATCTGGCCAAAGTCTGCTTATACATGGTGCAAGTGGTTCT GTAGGTATTGCTTGTATTCAACTTGCAAGGTCTCGGGGATTAACAGTTTATGGGACAGCTGGATCTCAAGATGGATTGGACCTCATCAAGAAGCTTGGAGTTCATCATGCCTTTAACCATAGGGAAGAAGGATATGAAAAAAGAATAATG GAGACTTCAAAGGATAAAGGAGTGGATTGCATTGTTGAGATGCTGTCTAATGTCAATCTCCAAAAGGATTTGGACATGGTGTCTGTTAATGGAACTATTGTG GTCATTGGAAGCAGAGGAAATGTAGAGATTTCTCCGAGGTCCATCATGGCTAAGGAAGCTAATATACTGGGTGTCATGCTCTGGAACTCATCTGAA GAAGAAATGCAAGAAACAGTAAGAGAGGTGGTAAAAGGAACAGAATCTGGAGAATTGGTGCCAGTTATTGGTAAGGAATACACACTAGAAGAAGCCAGCCAAGCACACTTTGACATTGTCAACACCAAATCTTCTACTGGTAGATTGGTTCTGATACCATAA
- the LOC139963855 gene encoding quinone oxidoreductase-like isoform X3, whose amino-acid sequence MFQTASPGVIGPLTMRAIRVATFGGPEVLQVKTDVTIPQPADNEVLVNIKAAGVNPVETYIRAGVYKRLPPLPFTPGSDGAGVVDKVGSKVKRFKPGDRVFLCQTVSGSYAEYGTVNECYTHPLTAALDFKQGAALGVPYFTAYRALCIKAKIQSGQSLLIHGASGSVGIACIQLARSRGLTVYGTAGSQDGLDLIKKLGVHHAFNHREEGYEKRIMETSKDKGVDCIVEMLSNVNLQKDLDMVSVNGTIVVIGSRGNVEISPRSIMAKEANILGVMLWNSSEEEMQETVREVVKGTESGELVPVIGKEYTLEEASQAHFDIVNTKSSTGRLVLIP is encoded by the exons ATGTTTCAAACTGCAAGCCCAGGAGT GATAGGACCATTGACAATGAGAGCAATCAGAGTGGCAACATTTGGAGGTCCAGAGGTCCTTCAAGTTAAGACTGATGTAACCATACCTCAGCCTGCTGATAATGAG GTCTTGGTTAACATTAAGGCAGCCGGTGTGAATCCAGTGGAAACTTACATCAGAGCAGGTGTTTACAAACGCTTGCCTCCTCTTCCATTTACCCCAGGATCTGATGGTGCTGGAGTAGTCGACAAAGTTGGATCAAAAGTCAAAAGATTTAAG CCAGGTGATCGAGTGTTTCTTTGTCAAACTGTGAGTGGAAGCTATGCTGAGTATGGAACAGTTAATGAATGCTACACTCATCCTTTAACAGCAGCTCTGGATTTCAAGCAGGGTGCTGCCTTAGGTGTGCCTTACTTCACTGCTTACAGAGCTCTTTGTATTAA AGCAAAAATACAATCTGGCCAAAGTCTGCTTATACATGGTGCAAGTGGTTCT GTAGGTATTGCTTGTATTCAACTTGCAAGGTCTCGGGGATTAACAGTTTATGGGACAGCTGGATCTCAAGATGGATTGGACCTCATCAAGAAGCTTGGAGTTCATCATGCCTTTAACCATAGGGAAGAAGGATATGAAAAAAGAATAATG GAGACTTCAAAGGATAAAGGAGTGGATTGCATTGTTGAGATGCTGTCTAATGTCAATCTCCAAAAGGATTTGGACATGGTGTCTGTTAATGGAACTATTGTG GTCATTGGAAGCAGAGGAAATGTAGAGATTTCTCCGAGGTCCATCATGGCTAAGGAAGCTAATATACTGGGTGTCATGCTCTGGAACTCATCTGAA GAAGAAATGCAAGAAACAGTAAGAGAGGTGGTAAAAGGAACAGAATCTGGAGAATTGGTGCCAGTTATTGGTAAGGAATACACACTAGAAGAAGCCAGCCAAGCACACTTTGACATTGTCAACACCAAATCTTCTACTGGTAGATTGGTTCTGATACCATAA
- the LOC139963855 gene encoding quinone oxidoreductase-like isoform X4, which translates to MSLSNRIGPLTMRAIRVATFGGPEVLQVKTDVTIPQPADNEVLVNIKAAGVNPVETYIRAGVYKRLPPLPFTPGSDGAGVVDKVGSKVKRFKPGDRVFLCQTVSGSYAEYGTVNECYTHPLTAALDFKQGAALGVPYFTAYRALCIKAKIQSGQSLLIHGASGSVGIACIQLARSRGLTVYGTAGSQDGLDLIKKLGVHHAFNHREEGYEKRIMETSKDKGVDCIVEMLSNVNLQKDLDMVSVNGTIVVIGSRGNVEISPRSIMAKEANILGVMLWNSSEEEMQETVREVVKGTESGELVPVIGKEYTLEEASQAHFDIVNTKSSTGRLVLIP; encoded by the exons ATGTCTTTATCTAATAGGATAGGACCATTGACAATGAGAGCAATCAGAGTGGCAACATTTGGAGGTCCAGAGGTCCTTCAAGTTAAGACTGATGTAACCATACCTCAGCCTGCTGATAATGAG GTCTTGGTTAACATTAAGGCAGCCGGTGTGAATCCAGTGGAAACTTACATCAGAGCAGGTGTTTACAAACGCTTGCCTCCTCTTCCATTTACCCCAGGATCTGATGGTGCTGGAGTAGTCGACAAAGTTGGATCAAAAGTCAAAAGATTTAAG CCAGGTGATCGAGTGTTTCTTTGTCAAACTGTGAGTGGAAGCTATGCTGAGTATGGAACAGTTAATGAATGCTACACTCATCCTTTAACAGCAGCTCTGGATTTCAAGCAGGGTGCTGCCTTAGGTGTGCCTTACTTCACTGCTTACAGAGCTCTTTGTATTAA AGCAAAAATACAATCTGGCCAAAGTCTGCTTATACATGGTGCAAGTGGTTCT GTAGGTATTGCTTGTATTCAACTTGCAAGGTCTCGGGGATTAACAGTTTATGGGACAGCTGGATCTCAAGATGGATTGGACCTCATCAAGAAGCTTGGAGTTCATCATGCCTTTAACCATAGGGAAGAAGGATATGAAAAAAGAATAATG GAGACTTCAAAGGATAAAGGAGTGGATTGCATTGTTGAGATGCTGTCTAATGTCAATCTCCAAAAGGATTTGGACATGGTGTCTGTTAATGGAACTATTGTG GTCATTGGAAGCAGAGGAAATGTAGAGATTTCTCCGAGGTCCATCATGGCTAAGGAAGCTAATATACTGGGTGTCATGCTCTGGAACTCATCTGAA GAAGAAATGCAAGAAACAGTAAGAGAGGTGGTAAAAGGAACAGAATCTGGAGAATTGGTGCCAGTTATTGGTAAGGAATACACACTAGAAGAAGCCAGCCAAGCACACTTTGACATTGTCAACACCAAATCTTCTACTGGTAGATTGGTTCTGATACCATAA